The following DNA comes from Cucumis sativus cultivar 9930 chromosome 7, Cucumber_9930_V3, whole genome shotgun sequence.
TTACTGCACTTTTTCTCTGCTCTGGCTTTTCAGATTGGCATTATAATGTTGAGCTACTCATTTTCAGCTGTGTATCCTTGTTGCTGGAGCTCTGGGTGGACGGTTTGATCATGAGATAGGAAACATTAATGTTCTATGCCGTTTCTCAACCACTCGCATAATCCTTCTGTCTGATGATTGTCTTATTCATCTTCTGCCAAGGACTCATCACCATGAAATCCTTGTTCATTCATCTGTAGAGGGGCCACATTGCGGTCTCATTCCGATTGGGATGCCTTCTGGAAGCACAACAACCACTGGTCTTGAATGGGATTTGAGTAAGTACTGTCAATATCCTACTTTCAAGTTGTTACCATCACCATGAATGGCTAGCTGTGTCGTGTTTTTAAGCAACTTGGAGCTGCAAATTAGCTAACATACTATGAACCAGCAGTTTTATTCCTTGCTATGAAATCATTCTTTGCTTCGTTTCTCAAAAGCAGCTTCATTGGGAAGACGCATGAGTTAACCCAATTTCCTTAGATTTTCCAGAAACTCCAAAACcaacaatttcaattaaatctAAGTTTTTTTATCTTGTGATACTTTGTAGAGAACATAACTCGgtattttcttactttttgtttttgtacaACAAAGTGGGGGTATAGAGATTCAAACCTCCAACCCACCCTGAGAAGATGGGTGTTGggaaaataattcaaatataatctCGTTGATGAAATTTTCCCTTAAAGATAACAATTACGTTGTGCTCTCCCTATGTGATACTACTTTAgcatgatattttattgaacTGTAGTCTGTAGCTTACAAGATAAGGAAATATTTGGAATCTTAGTTAGGGATGCCCTTAAATTCACCCCGACTAACTGAAAATTTGGGacactgttttctttttcaattggAACTCTCTGCTGTTTCTGAACTGTTTATTCTCAAGTGGGAAGGTTTTTTGTAATGGAATACTGAATTCTAATGCATTTTGTTAACTTTATGGTATTATTAATGTGTATTCCAGGTGACACAGAGATGAAGTTTGGGGGTCTAATTAGCAcatcaaatatagttaaaGAAGAGAAGGTAACAGTGCAATCTGACTCCGATCTTCTCTGGACGATCTCATTAAAAAGCCATAATTAGCAAAAGCTTCAATTAATTTTCAGCATTAGGTAATGGAATCGTCTTTCTCCATTTGAAATAAGTTCCCCCCCCCCTTCACATCTCTAGtaga
Coding sequences within:
- the LOC101210895 gene encoding thiamine pyrophosphokinase 1 isoform X3, with the protein product MFPHLDALDVRNSYKPDVIRGDMDSIRTEVLEFYAMQGTKIFDESEDQDTTDLHKCVAYILQSIPNQESNLCILVAGALGGRFDHEIGNINVLCRFSTTRIILLSDDCLIHLLPRTHHHEILVHSSVEGPHCGLIPIGMPSGSTTTTGLEWDLSDTEMKFGGLISTSNIVKEEKVTVQSDSDLLWTISLKSHN